From a single Arachis hypogaea cultivar Tifrunner chromosome 3, arahy.Tifrunner.gnm2.J5K5, whole genome shotgun sequence genomic region:
- the LOC112790792 gene encoding sm-like protein LSM6A — protein MSGAAEKEKEKGSGTTKTPADFLKSIRGRPVVVKLNSGVDYRGILACLDGYMNIAMEQTEEYVNGQLKNKYGDAFIRGNNVLYISTSNRTLAEGA, from the exons ATGAGTGGAGCAgcggagaaagagaaagagaaaggatcTGGAACCACAAAGACCCCTGCTGATTTCCTCAAGTCCATTCGCGGCCGCCCCGTTGTTGTCAAGCTCAATTCTGGCGTTGATTATCGTG GTATCCTGGCTTGTCTTGATGGCTATATGAATATTGCAATGGAACAAACAGAGGAGTATGTCAACGGGCAACTGAAGAACAAGTATGGTGATGCCTTCATTCGAGGGAATAATG TTCTATACATTAGTACGTCAAATAGGACTCTAGCAGAAGGGGCTTAG